The DNA window CCCGACATGGTCGGGTTTTCCGTGGTTTCCGCAGCCAAATCTCCGGCCGTTCAATGCATTGGCGCCGTCAGAAAGGCTCTGCCCAAGGCGGTCATCCTCGCCGGCGGCCCCCATCCTACGGCCATGCCCATGGAATTCCTGGCGGAAACGGGGCCGCATCTGGACTTTGTCCTGCGGGGAGAGGCGGAGGAAGGCCTACGCATCTTATGCCGGGAGTTTCCAGCCCAAGGGGTTCAGGACATCTCTCCCGATGATCTGAATAAAATTCCCGGAATGGCCGCCATTTGCGGGGACGCGCCCATTTGCCGCCCGCCGGCAGTTCGGGAGGATATTAACCATCCAACCATGCCGGCCTGGGACCTGATGCCGCCCGGCCAATATCCCAAAGCCCCCCACGGCGCCTTTTTTCGGCGGTTTCCCGTGGCGCCCGCGCTCACCAGCCGGGGATGCTCCTACGGCTGCGGCTTCTGCAGCGTCCCGGCCCTGACCGGGGGTAAGATCCGGTTTCGCGCCCCCCAACTGGTCGCAGAGGAGCTGCTGACGCTGAAAACCCGATTCGGCGTGCAAGAGGCCCAAATCATCGACGACAATTTTACGGCCAACAAAGCCCACGCCCTTGCGGTCTGCAGGGCTATTATCAATGCGGGCGTCAATCTCCCATGGACCTGTCCCAACGGGGTTCGCATGGAAAACCTGGATAAAGAGTTGATTCAGGCCATGAAAGGCGCCGGCTGCTACTCGGTCTCTCTGGGCCTGGAGTCCGGCAGCGCCATGGTTTTAAACCGGATGAAAAAGGGCCTTTCCCTGGATCATGTCGGAGAAAGGGTCGAACTGCTGGCAAAGGCGGGACTGGAGGTCAACGGGTTTTTTATCCTGGGGTATCCCGAGGAAACCCGGCAAGACATGAAAGCCACCCTGGACTTCGCCAAAAGCCTGCCTCTGACCCGGGCCAATTTCTCCCTGTTTACTCCCCTGCCCGGCTGCCCGGAATGGGAAAGGCTGTCCGCCGATCCGGCCGCCATGGAAGGATTGACCACCACCTTTTCCCAGGTGGGGTACGTGCCCCAGGGATTTTCCCGGTCCAGCCTTAAGCGGCAGCAACGAAAAGCCTTCTTGGGCTTTTACCTGCAGCGGAGAAACGCAAAAAGGCTTCTGGCCTCCCTGCGCTCCAGGGAAGCCGTTTATTACTTCGCACGGCGGGCCTGGCACTGGATGGGAGCCTCATGAGCGCCGGGACCCTGGACATAGGCTCCCTCTCCAGGGTGCTGCTGCTAAACCCGCCTGCGTCCTCGCCGGTCTTGCGGGATTACTACTGCTCCACCCGCCCCAAAGCCAATTACTACTGGCAGCCCATAGACCTCTTATGCCTGGCGGCCCAGCTTAGAGGCCGCGCCCGAATCATGCTCCTGGACGCCGCGGCCCAACAGACGCCCGCCAAACAGGTGCGGAAAATCATCAAGGCCTATCAGCCGGAGGCAGTCTATTGCCTGGCCTCCACCCTGTCCTTTCAAGAAGACATGGCCTTTCTTCAGAAAATCGCCAACGAAAAAACCCGCGTGGTTATAGGGGGGGAAGCCGCCCTTGCCCCGGATTTCCCCTTTGAGGATTTTCCTTTTATTGACGCCCTGGCCCTGGACTTCACCGCGCCGGAATTGGGCGAGTTTATCCTGGAAGGAAAGGCGTCTGGACGTTTGCGAACCAGGGATCGGGCGCCCGCCCCGCCGCCTAAAGGCGTTGAATACTCCATGGGAGTCCCCCCCCACAACCTGGTGGACAACGCCTTATACAAGCTGCCTTTATGGAAGGGAGTCTTCCATTCGCTGCTGACGGATTTCGGCTGCCCCTATAAATGCTCCTTTTGCAACTCAGGACTGGACGGCCTGGGATACAAATCCAGAAATCTTGCGGAAATCGAAAAGGAGCTTAATCTTCTGAAAACCCTGGAAGCCCGCCAAATTTACCTGAGGGACATGACCTTTGGGGCGGAATTGAACAGGGGTATGGAAGTATTGAATTTGCTTTCCCGCTATTCCTTCGCCTTGCGGGGCTATCTGCGGGCCGATCAAGTCACCCCGGCGTTTGCCAAGGCCCTGAAAAAAGGCGGGTTCCAAATGGCCCAGATCGGCGTGGAAAGCCCCTCTATGATACAGCGAAAGGCGCTCGGGAAAAACATTAGCGACGAGGTTTTTTACCAGGCTTTCAGGCTGCTTCGGGAACAAGGGATTGAGGCGGGCGCCCATTTTATCATCGGGTTTGAAGAGGACCCGCCCCTGGCCGCCATGGACTGCCTGACCATGGCGAAAAAACTGAACGCCGCCTATTGCTCCATCAACGTAATCCAGGACCGTTTGGGCGCCAGGCCCAACCTGCTCGCGGACTCGCTCCGCCGCCCCTGGTTCAAGCTCCAATCCCAGGCCGCCATGGCCCTTTACAACGCCCCCAAACAGGCAATGTTTCTCTTTAGCAAACCTTGGTGAGCGAAACTTGAGGAGGGGAGAGTTCCGTCCAGATGGAGGGTTCTCTATGCGTCTTCAACGGTAATCTTTTTCGCGGACAGGTCGTAAACTTCGGAATTGATTTCACATGCAAACCATTCACAGAACATTTTGTAAGTCAGCTTTCCGGGGAAATTTTTAGGGTCAGTACTCCAACCCTCAAGCTCAAGCCTGAAAATAGCCTTGAAATTCCTCTTGATAAATGCCTGCGCCTCTTCAACCACGTCGTACTCGGGAATCAGGAAGACAGTGCATTCATGACGAATATCTTCCAGAGAATATTTTTCTTCCGGGTAGAGCCCATTAAGCCAATTCAAAAAAGGCTCTTGTGGTTTCACTATGACGGCTGAACGATTAACGCTTCTCATCTATTTTCCCTCATATGAATATTGAAGTCGATTATTAGGTATGATACTTATCTGATAAATTCAATTATTTTTTGAGATTAGAGGCTTGCCCTATCATGATACTTCGCTACTCCGCCAAACTGGGAAAGAAACTCAAATCCGTCCCTGATTTTGTCATGCCATCTGATTTCAATCCATGTCTGGGTTTGTGGCTAAGATGCGCCAACTTCAAATTTTCAGGATCAAAATAAGATGGAATATGTTGAGCTAAACCGCAAATTCCTTGAATTAACGGATGACAGTGGAAAAACAGAGGATCAGCTTTTTGAAAGCATCTTTAGTTTGCCACAATTCGTTAAAGGCATAGGCTGGGATGATCTTATTGGCTATTCCTGCGCCGTTATTTTAGGTGAAGCTGGAGTAGGGAAAACTCTTGAGTTAAAAAAACAAGCCAAGAAACTTTTAATCAAAGGAAAGTATGCGTTTTTTCTTGATATTGGCACTCTTATCGACGATGAAATTCAGTATGCATTGAACGCGCCTGAGGATTGGAACCGTCTTCAAGAATGGAAGGGGAGCCAAGAACTTGGGTACTTTTTTCTGGACTCTGTGGATGAGGCTCGGCTTAGGCATTCTAAGGTACTGGAAAAAACCTTTAAAAAATTGATTTCGGAAATTTTGGAGCAGCGGAAACGAGCACACTTCATAATTTCCTGTAGAGTAAGTGACTGGCAATGTACCATGGACCGGAATACTGTTGATGAATACCTATTTTCTGGCCAACGGAATCAAGATGAGATTGCCCAAAACACCTCCACGACTAGAGTATTTCAACTGCTGCCGTTAACTTTGGATCAAGTTGACCTAATGGCTAAATCATCAGGAATTGACGACTCAAATGCATTTATTGAAGAGGTTCGAAAAACCGGTTCTGAAGTATTTGTCGGTAGGCCACAAGACGTTGGGTGGCTTTTGGACTACTGGGCAAGCACTCGAAGCCTCGGAAATTTATCCGAAGTAATTGAACATAATATTTTCAAAAAATTACGAGAGATGGACCCTGATCGGGCAAATGAAGATCCTTTGTCATTGGAAAAGGCGCGTCAAGGGGCGGAGTTATTGTCTGCAACAGTAATGTTTTGCAGGATGCCCAACATTCTGTTGCCAGATAATTCATTTACGGCTGGACCAATGGAGTCTGCCTTTAATCCGTCCAGTGTACTGAAAGATTGGACCCCCAAAGAAATCAAAAGCCTGTTACGACAGCCCATTTTTGACGAGGCCACTTATGGAAGAGTTCGATTTCATCATAGGTCTGTCGCAGAGTATCTTGCAGCCAAGTGGATGCACCAATGCCGCATATCTGGATGCGGAATTGAATCATTAGTCAATATTTTCTTTCCTGAGGTCCATGGGAAACGGACACCCATTCCTGCATTAGCACCAATAGCAAGTTGGTTATCACATTTTGATAATGACTTTAGGAATCAAAGTCTAAAAATTGCACCGGAAATAATTTTATTTGGCGGGGACCCCTTGCAAGTTTCTGTGGAGGAACGGAAAAATGCTCTCTGTCAGCTATATGAAAAAAGAAAAAGATTGAGATGGCGCATCTCTGACGCAGAAGTAAGAAGAATTGGACATATCGATCTTGCCGAACCAATTAATCAATTTTTAGATAATTCCAATAAAAATCAAGATTTTGTTGAACTATTGCTTCGAATTATTGAAACTGAAGCACTACAAGCCTGTTCTGAGAGAGCTCTTCGTATTTCCATGGATGTCAATCAAGATAGGCACGTTAGATACTATGCATTTCGAGCTATAAAAATTATTGGGACGCTCGACCAAATGAATAGGCTCCGGAAATATGCGTTGGAACAAGAGACTATATCGAATGAAATAATAGGCGCAATGATAATGGCGCTATTTCCATCAGCATTAACAATTTCAGATTGTCTTCATTTGGTGGGAAAGGCAGAAAGAGAAATAAGCAACAAACAAACCATTCTCCCAGGAATATTATCCAGCCATCTTGTGAGGCTTTGTCAGCCTGATGAACTATTTTTTCTTCTATCAACGATGTTAACTCTTGTAGAGAGTGAACAGGAAAGACCGCGCAGAAAAGAGTTTCTAAAGCGAAGGTATTGGTGGGTTGCAGGTGCGATAACATCGATATTTTTAAGAATTATAGATGAATTTTCCTTTTCTGATATACAAGAAGATTTGCTAAATAATGCGTTCATCTTTCTTCAAAAATGTAAATATTATCAAATTTGCCATCTATACCAAATTGACGACTTAGAGCTAAAATTAGCGCAGTCTCCCTTTTGGCGAAGGAAATTATTTTGGTTCCATGTGGCTCAAGTTAGAAAAAAGGAATCCGGCTATGGGCCAATATATCTCCTGCCAAACACACATAGTCTCCTCAAGCTCAAAATAGAGGATTTGAATTGGCTTTTAGAAGACATAAAAAATAATGAATTCTCGGAAGATCGCCAAAGTGGTTTAGATGCCGCCTTAAACATATGGGCATGGGAAACTAAGCGTAATAAAGATATTGGAAAAGAAATTTTTAACTCCATAAAAGGAAATCGTGAATGCGAACGAATTGCGCAAATGGCCTTGTTTCGTGACCCATATAAACAAGAGCGCAAGAGAAAAAATCTTGAACAAAAACGTCAGACCAAACTGGACCGAAAAAAATCTATCACTTTAGAACAAAACAGACGTATCATCCGTCAAAAAGAAAATGAAATACGATTAGGAAACAACATTAACATTTTACACCATTTCTGGAACATGTGTCAGAATGACGGGGTAGAGAATTCTTACACGCACTCCGTGGATAATCTGAAGCCAATTCAAGAAAAATATGGGGCTGATGTGGCTGAGTGGGCAAGAGAGGGTTTTATCGCAGTCTGGCATAATTGGCGTCCGCCTCTTCCGTACGAAAAAAAAGAGAAACATAGTACTGAATGGCAGGTATTTTTAGGACTAACGGGAATAGAAATAGAATTTCAAAACGGACTGGATTTCAAAAGGATCTCCCCTAATGATGCAGACCTTGCTGTGCGTTATGCACTTCGTGAATTCGAAGGCTACCCCAACTGGATTTCAGAAGTGATAGATTCCCAACCACATACAGTTCAAAGTGTTTTGAAAAGGGAGTATTTCGCTGAATTTTTCCAGACAGAATATAATGAAATATTGCCTCACTTACAATTTCATCCGGGCACTCTTCTTGATTTTTCAGCAACCATCCTTTTAAAACTTCTCCAAACGCAAACGCCTAAAGACATCAAAGTCATGAGAGCAGTTTTCCGTATAATTCTAAGTAATAGTAGTTTTGATTCTAATGAGGTACTTAACCTAATATTGAAAAAACACCCTTTGCTGGTTCGCCGTTTTAAAACAGACATTTTGCTGGTTTGGCTTTCTGCCTGGATGTATGTTCACGCTGAATCAGCTTGGGATTTTGTAGAGCAAATTCTCGTCTCCCACTATGCTATAATCACAGAAATCTGGAATTCAGATATCACCCCACTCTACAAACTTATGTTCTGCAATGATATCGCACACCTCCTGGATTCGTTTATGGTACATTTTGCTTCTTCGTTTGCCGAACCATTTGGATTGTCAGAAGTGGAACTGACACCAGACTATCTAACGCCAATATCTATTCATCGCATGATTCCTGCGCTATTTCATCACATTCCTCCTGAAAGGGATATATGGCACGAAGGGGGATTCTCCCCCGGTGCCTATGATCATGCACAAAAGTTTCGGGCTATGATTGTGAAGGTGCTCTCTGAAACTCCTGGTATAGAGGCCTTTAATGCACTCAATGATCTTGCCAATGATGAAAGGCTGGAAAGACACAAGGACTGGTTTCAGTATTTGGCGGATAAGCAGATAGCTTTGGATGCAGAAAAAACGACTTGGAGTGTAGAAGACATCCTGAGGTTTATGGACATTTGGGAAGTTTCACCTAAGGTGCCCGATGATCTTTTTAGAATAGCTATAAGTAGATTAAGTGATATTAAGGTCGATATAGAAAGTGGTGATTTCAGTGAAAGAGATCTGTTTTCAGAGAATGAACCCGAACATCACCTGCAAAAATGGTTGGCAAACCGTTTAGAAAAAATTGCAAAGGATCAATATTCTGTCATCAGGGAAGAGGAGGTCGATCAAAAAAAGAAACCCGACATTCGTTTGCACAATTCAAAAGCGGGTGTGATTGGGATTGAACTTAAACCGACTGATCGCCGTTATTCATACACTGATTTAAGCGATTGTCTACACAATCAGCTTGTAGGTCAGTACTTAAGATCTGTTAAATCTCGCCATGGGATTCTGTTTCTTGCTCATCTCATTAATCGTAACTGGAAACCGGCTGGAGAAGGCAAAATCAATGCGGAACAACTGGTCCAAAAACTGCAAGATGAGGCAGATTTAATAGTCAGGGATCGTCCAGAAATTGAACAACTACAAGTAGTTGCAATTGACTTTGTCAACCCTTCCGCCCTGTAGAGAGCGAAAAGGTTGACCTATTTGGAACCGACCAAAACAAAACAACGAACAGACCAATACGGACGCGCCTACGCAGGCAGTCAGCGCCAGATTCAGACCTATAAAATTTTTGACAGGAACAGCCCACTTGCACTTTTCGGGGGGGCTTCTTTGAAACACCCGCGCCATGTTTCCTTAATATAACTTGCGTTTTGTAAAGCTGCTGCCAAGGACCGCGAAGGTGTTTTCCACGATGAAAATGGCCTGGGGGTCTTTGGTAAAGACGATCTCCTCCAGCCTTCTTAATTGCACGTTGTTGGTGATGGTCATGATCACCGGACGGGGCGTGCGGGAGTAGCACCCTTGCCCCTGAAGCATGGTGGCGCCTTGCTTCAGATGGGTCATGATGTCGTCCACAATGCATTGAGCCTCCTGGGAAATGATCATCACCATTTTCCGGTTGGAAAACATGGACAGGACATAGTCAATGGTCACGGAAGCCACGAACACCGTTAGTATGGAGCCAACGACCAGGTCGTGGTTTATCACCGCGGCGCTGGCGCAAAACAAAAGCAAATTAAACACAAAATAGGTCTTGCCGATGCCGATGTTGTATTTTCGATTCAGGATAATCGCGGCGATATCCATGCCTCCGTTGGAGCCTAAGGTCCTGAGCACAACGCCCATCCCAAAACCCATAATCCCTCCGCAGGCGATGCTGGCGTAAATGGGGTTTTCTATTCCGAAATTAAAATCCATGACTTCATAGGCAATGGTGGAGACGGCCATGGCCCATATGCTGTATAGGATGAATCGTTTGCTTATGTTCAGATAACCCAGAATGGCCAGGGGGATGTTCAACAGCATGAACAGGATGCCGGCGCTGATCCCCGCCCCGGCGTAATGAATCAGCAAGGCCAGGCCGAACACGCCGCCGGGGACCAAATGCTGATGCACTGCAATGCCCTTGAGCGCGGCCACGGCGATCAAAGAGCCGGCAAAAATCAAAAACATATTCCACGCCGGGGAATAGGCCATGCCCCGGCTTTGATTGTCAGAGCAGGTATCGCTCACCATATATATCTTCCTCTCCATTGCTCCTAAGCAAAAAGCCGCGGTCTGCAACAGGCCGCGGCTTTTTTAATGTTACGGATTATGAATTAAAGGGCGCATTCCTCCACCAGGACCCGATGCAGAACTTTGACGGTCTGCTGCAAATCGCTTTCCGGCACGATGAACTTGGCTTCCACATTACGCCGGTCCTTTTGCATGGCAATGACGTAAACGCCGGCCTCATCCAGGGCCGTGGTGGCTCTGGCCATCAGGCCTGGCGCAGCCATATTGCTGCCGATGGGAGAAACCATGGCCACCGGTCCCATGTCGATATCAGCTTCGGGATATTTCTTTTTCCAACTCCGCACAAGATCCCCGGCCCGTTTCATGGACACGGGAAAATAATGCACAATGGTGTTGGCGCTGGTGGTTTTCGCCACATAGCGCAAGTCCCGGTCATCCAGATCCTTGCACAATTTCTGATCGTATCCCGTGAGGCCCACCATGTCCTGATCCATAAACCGGACTTCGGTCAAGCCGGTCCTTCCTGCAATGATTTCCACGCAGGGGGACTCGCTCACATAATCGTTGGTGATGAGCGTCCCGGGATGGTCCGGTTCAAAGGTGTTTTTGATGCGCAGGTCAATGCCCGAGTTCCTGAGCCCTTTAGCCGCCCCGGGATGGATGGCTTCCATGCCAAGGTCCGCCAGTTGATCGGCCACGTCGTAATTGGTGCGGCCGATGGTCTGAACTTTCTCCGCGCCCACCATTTTCGGATCGGCGCTGGAAAGGTGGAATTCCTTGTGGATGATTGCTTCCCGCGCCTGGGTTACGACGGCCACCTTGCTGAAGGTGATCTCGCTGTACCCGCGGTCGTAGGTATGCATAAGGCCTTCCTTGCACTGGGTGTATCCCGTGACTATGGGCAGTTCCTCGTCGTAGTTGGTCCCGTCAAAAAACTTTTTGACCTTCTCGGTAAACCCCCAATTCTCTTCCTCGCGCCACCCGGTCAGGTCCACAAAACGGGCGTTGACGCCTTTATCCTGCAGAATCATCGTGGTGTTGTAGGCGCTATGAGCCTCGCCGATGGCGGAAAGAAGCTCCCGGATAGTCAGCAAGTGCTCTGAAAGCTGAAAATGCCCGTACGAACATAAACGATGCAGGTCCAGCAGGCAGCTTCTGACGCCTTCTATGCGCTCCTTGACAAAGAGGTCCGCCTGGTCCAGGTCCAACCCCAGCGGCTCCAGTTCGGCGTTGATGGAAAGCATCTTTTCGCCGACCTTGGAGATGGCGTCGCCCCAGGCCCAGGAGGAGGCGTTGTCGTCCACAAACAGCCCGTACACCCCGGGTTCGCGCGTCTTTTTATGCTCCAACAGCAAGTCCGTCAGGCCCGCGTAAGCCGATACGACAATAATCCGCTGGTACAATTCCGATTCCTTACGGTTTCCTACAAGGACGTTGTCCAGCACGTCCTTGAATCGGGACATGGAGGTTCCGCCGATTTTTTCCACGGTATGGAATTTCATGGTATGTCTTTTTCGCCTTCCTGCGCCTTGCCTGCGGTTAATCGTCCAGAACGGGATAGGCCCCATCCTCGTCATGGTCCTCCCGGCCCGTAAGCGGAGGGTTGAATACGCACACCAGCCTCAACTCCTCGCTGGCCCTGAGCAGGTGTTCGTCGTGCTTGTCCAAGGCATACATGGTTCCGGGCCGGATGGGAATCAATTCCCCGGAAGGAACCAGTTCGATCTCGCCCTTTCCGTGAATGCAGTACACGGCTTCCAAATGATTTTTGTACCAAAGGTGCGTCTCGGTTCCAGGATATATGATGGTGTCGTGCAGCGAAAAGCCCATGCCGTCCTTTTTCAGCAAAAGACGGCGGCTGGCCCAGGTTCCGGTTTCGCCTTTAACGTCTGCGTCGGTTCCCAAAATATCATCCAACTGCCTGACTAACATACAAACTCTCCCTTCAAACGTTCTTCTTTATGATCCAAAATCTCGCCGATGGCTTCATCCACAATGGCGATGCCCTTACGCAGAGTTTCTTCATCAATAATCAGCGGGGGCAGGAATTTCAAAACCTGATCGTCGGCGCCGGCCAGTTCGATCACCAGGCCTTTTTCAAAGCACAGGCTGGAGACTTCGCTGGTTAAGCCTTTTTCCGGAACCTCCAGGCCCCAGATCATGCCCCGGCCGCGAACGTTGGCTTCCAGTTCCGGGTATTTGGCGGCGATTTTCTCCAACTCTTCCTTCATGACGCCGCCCTTGTACTTGACGGCATCGCTCAGGTCATTGTTCTCCCAATGCTTGAAATTTTCCGTCGCAGCCACAAAGGCCAGATTGTTGCCCCGGAACGTCCCCGTATGCTCGCCGGGCTTCCACTGGTCCAGGTCCGGCCGCATGAGCATGAGAGCCAAAGGCAGGCCCCCGCCAATGGCCTTGGACAAGGTGACCAGGTCCGGCTTGATTCCGGATTCTTCAAAGCTGAAATAATCCCCTGAGCGGCCGTTGCCCACCTGGATGTCATCCACGATCAGCAGGATGTCCCATTCATGGCAAATTTCCGCCAGTTCGGCCAGCCATTCGGGACGGGCTACGTTCACGCCGCCCTCCGCCTGAATGGTTTCCAGAATCACGGCTGCCGGCAGGTCCAGTCCGCTGGAGTTATCGTTCAGGAGCTTCCTGAACAAATCCAAGGTATTGATATCAGGCCCCATGTACCCGTCAAAAGGCAGAAAGCTCACGTTGCTGCGGCTGATGTGGGCTTCGTCGCGATAAAAGGTGTTTCCCGTCACTCCTAGGGAGCCCATGGAAAGTCCGTGGTATCCGTTGGTAAACGCCACGACGTTGGAACGCCCTTTGACCATACGGGCCAGCTTGAGCGCGCTTTCCACCGCATTGGTGCCGGTGGGGCCGGTAAACTGCACTTTGTACTGCAGGTTGCGAGGCTCCAAAATTCCGTAAACCAGGCTCTCCAGGAAACGCTCCTTGGCCTTGGTGGCCATGTCCAATCCGTGGACCACGCCCTGGCCTTTCAAATACTCGATCATGGCGTTGGACGCGCTTTCGTTGTTGTGGCCGTAGTTAAGGGTTCCCGCTCCAGCGAAAAAATCAATGTACTCCTTACCCATGGTGTCCGTGAGTATGGAACCGTATGCCTTTTCAAAAATTACCGGAAAAGCGCGAATGTAGCCCCTGACTCGGGACTCGTAGTTTTCAAATATACGCATTGTAA is part of the Desulfatibacillum aliphaticivorans DSM 15576 genome and encodes:
- a CDS encoding B12-binding domain-containing radical SAM protein; translated protein: MSQKPHLLLVKVPSYSDVIAPPLGLGYLAAAVRDSARVSLLDGVRLGLTPKKLYSIAKSLNPDMVGFSVVSAAKSPAVQCIGAVRKALPKAVILAGGPHPTAMPMEFLAETGPHLDFVLRGEAEEGLRILCREFPAQGVQDISPDDLNKIPGMAAICGDAPICRPPAVREDINHPTMPAWDLMPPGQYPKAPHGAFFRRFPVAPALTSRGCSYGCGFCSVPALTGGKIRFRAPQLVAEELLTLKTRFGVQEAQIIDDNFTANKAHALAVCRAIINAGVNLPWTCPNGVRMENLDKELIQAMKGAGCYSVSLGLESGSAMVLNRMKKGLSLDHVGERVELLAKAGLEVNGFFILGYPEETRQDMKATLDFAKSLPLTRANFSLFTPLPGCPEWERLSADPAAMEGLTTTFSQVGYVPQGFSRSSLKRQQRKAFLGFYLQRRNAKRLLASLRSREAVYYFARRAWHWMGAS
- a CDS encoding B12-binding domain-containing radical SAM protein, whose protein sequence is MSAGTLDIGSLSRVLLLNPPASSPVLRDYYCSTRPKANYYWQPIDLLCLAAQLRGRARIMLLDAAAQQTPAKQVRKIIKAYQPEAVYCLASTLSFQEDMAFLQKIANEKTRVVIGGEAALAPDFPFEDFPFIDALALDFTAPELGEFILEGKASGRLRTRDRAPAPPPKGVEYSMGVPPHNLVDNALYKLPLWKGVFHSLLTDFGCPYKCSFCNSGLDGLGYKSRNLAEIEKELNLLKTLEARQIYLRDMTFGAELNRGMEVLNLLSRYSFALRGYLRADQVTPAFAKALKKGGFQMAQIGVESPSMIQRKALGKNISDEVFYQAFRLLREQGIEAGAHFIIGFEEDPPLAAMDCLTMAKKLNAAYCSINVIQDRLGARPNLLADSLRRPWFKLQSQAAMALYNAPKQAMFLFSKPW
- a CDS encoding YitT family protein, giving the protein MVSDTCSDNQSRGMAYSPAWNMFLIFAGSLIAVAALKGIAVHQHLVPGGVFGLALLIHYAGAGISAGILFMLLNIPLAILGYLNISKRFILYSIWAMAVSTIAYEVMDFNFGIENPIYASIACGGIMGFGMGVVLRTLGSNGGMDIAAIILNRKYNIGIGKTYFVFNLLLFCASAAVINHDLVVGSILTVFVASVTIDYVLSMFSNRKMVMIISQEAQCIVDDIMTHLKQGATMLQGQGCYSRTPRPVIMTITNNVQLRRLEEIVFTKDPQAIFIVENTFAVLGSSFTKRKLY
- a CDS encoding aspartate kinase, with amino-acid sequence MKFHTVEKIGGTSMSRFKDVLDNVLVGNRKESELYQRIIVVSAYAGLTDLLLEHKKTREPGVYGLFVDDNASSWAWGDAISKVGEKMLSINAELEPLGLDLDQADLFVKERIEGVRSCLLDLHRLCSYGHFQLSEHLLTIRELLSAIGEAHSAYNTTMILQDKGVNARFVDLTGWREEENWGFTEKVKKFFDGTNYDEELPIVTGYTQCKEGLMHTYDRGYSEITFSKVAVVTQAREAIIHKEFHLSSADPKMVGAEKVQTIGRTNYDVADQLADLGMEAIHPGAAKGLRNSGIDLRIKNTFEPDHPGTLITNDYVSESPCVEIIAGRTGLTEVRFMDQDMVGLTGYDQKLCKDLDDRDLRYVAKTTSANTIVHYFPVSMKRAGDLVRSWKKKYPEADIDMGPVAMVSPIGSNMAAPGLMARATTALDEAGVYVIAMQKDRRNVEAKFIVPESDLQQTVKVLHRVLVEECAL
- a CDS encoding ectoine synthase, with translation MLVRQLDDILGTDADVKGETGTWASRRLLLKKDGMGFSLHDTIIYPGTETHLWYKNHLEAVYCIHGKGEIELVPSGELIPIRPGTMYALDKHDEHLLRASEELRLVCVFNPPLTGREDHDEDGAYPVLDD
- the ectB gene encoding diaminobutyrate--2-oxoglutarate transaminase, coding for MRIFENYESRVRGYIRAFPVIFEKAYGSILTDTMGKEYIDFFAGAGTLNYGHNNESASNAMIEYLKGQGVVHGLDMATKAKERFLESLVYGILEPRNLQYKVQFTGPTGTNAVESALKLARMVKGRSNVVAFTNGYHGLSMGSLGVTGNTFYRDEAHISRSNVSFLPFDGYMGPDINTLDLFRKLLNDNSSGLDLPAAVILETIQAEGGVNVARPEWLAELAEICHEWDILLIVDDIQVGNGRSGDYFSFEESGIKPDLVTLSKAIGGGLPLALMLMRPDLDQWKPGEHTGTFRGNNLAFVAATENFKHWENNDLSDAVKYKGGVMKEELEKIAAKYPELEANVRGRGMIWGLEVPEKGLTSEVSSLCFEKGLVIELAGADDQVLKFLPPLIIDEETLRKGIAIVDEAIGEILDHKEERLKGEFVC